The Equus quagga isolate Etosha38 unplaced genomic scaffold, UCLA_HA_Equagga_1.0 HiC_scaffold_8571_RagTag, whole genome shotgun sequence genome includes a region encoding these proteins:
- the LOC124232621 gene encoding zinc finger protein 658-like, which yields MNVGEKLQLEIKRQKTPTGEKSNECNKNVKGLSYKKDHQKFQTLAQSFEYNEFGKVLHDKTVCVTVTSSLTGEESYKDFEFRKNCDKPTVFNLVRNGTREECFDLDEVGKSCDDRNTLLEYNKINVAMTHCERHESGSNFIRNSPLIQSQRTITGQGAAQSSKCEENLSQSSTHQKTQTGDKFCVFNECTNAFYEKLDLMIHQRTHTEENFYECGKYGKSFHQNSALDLFQQSGTGQKSFECNECRKFFYQKAHLIQHQRICSGDKTYECEECGRSFSPNSHSVHCPGTHMGVSLCECNEYAKTFCQKSNLSEHVTVHTKEKPYDHNRCGKSYKKSAIIEHQRTHTRMKPFQSNEYGKTFSKMAHFKECQRIYTGEKPYECIECGKTFSKTSHLRAHQRIHTGEKPYECIECGKTFSHKTHLSAHQRTHTGEKPYECNECGKTFADNSTLRAHQRTHTGEKPYDCNECGRSFAHISVLRAHLRIHTGEKPYECNDCGRSFAHNSALRAHQRIHTGEKPYECNECEKTFAHNSALRVHHRVHTGEKPYECNECEKTFAHNSALRAHQKIHTGEKLYECNECGKIFSQKTHLSTHRRIHTGEKPYECTACGKTFSQKSYLSGHERIHKGEKPYECNECGKTFVYKAALIVHQRIHTGERPYECNECGKTFSQRTHLSAHQRTHTGEKPYECSECGKTFADNSALRAHQRIHTGEKPYECNECG from the coding sequence GAAAACTCCTACTGGAGAGAAGTCTAATGaatgtaataaaaatgtgaaaggtCTCAGTTACAAGAAAGATCATCAGAAATTTCAAACTCTGGCACAATCCTTTGAGTATAATGAGTTCGGGAAAGTTTTACATGATAAAACTGTCTGTGTTACAGTGACAAGTTCTCTAACAGGAGAAGAATCCTATAAGGACTTTGAATTTAGGAAAAACTGTGATAAACCAACTGTATTTAACCTCGTCAGAAATGGCACAAGGGAAGAATGCTTTGATCTTGATGAAGTTGGGAAATCCTGTGACGATAGGAATACTTTATTGGAGTACAATAAAATTAACGTGGCTATGACACACTGTGAACGTCATGAAAGTGGGAGTAACTTCATCAGGAATTCACCCCTCATTCAATCTCAGAGAACTATTACAGGACAGGGTGCTGCTCAAAGCAgtaaatgtgaagaaaatttgAGCCAGAGCTCAACCCATCAGAAGACACAAACTGGAGataaattctgtgtttttaatgaATGTACAAATGCCTTCTATGAGAAATTAGACCTTATGatacatcagagaactcacacagaAGAGAATTTCTACGAGTGTGGTAAATATGGGAAATCCTTCCATCAAAACTCAGCCCTGGATCTATTTCAGCAAAGTGGCACAGGACAGAAGTCATTTGAATGTAATGAATGCAGGAAATTCTTTTACCAGAAAGCACACCTCATTCAGCATCAGAGGATCTGCTCGGGGGACAAAACTTATGAATGTGAGGAATGTGGAAGATCCTTTTCTCCAAATTCACACTCCGTTCATTGTCCTGGAACCCATATGGGGGTCAGTCTCTGTGAATGTAATGAATATGCGAAAACTTTCTGTCAGAAGTCAAACCTCAGTGAACATGTGACAGTTCATACAAAGGAGAAACCTTATGATCACAATCGATGTGGGAAATCTTACAAGAAGTCTGCCATCATAGAACACCAGAGAACACACACACGGATGAAACCCTTTCAGAGTAATGAATATGGGAAAACATTCTCCAAGATGGCACATTTCAAAGAATGTCAGAGAATTtacacaggggagaaaccctatgaatgtattGAATGTGGGAAAACTTTCTCCAAGACGTCCCATCTCAGAgcacatcagagaattcacacaggcgaaaaaccctatgaatgtattGAATGTGGGAAGACTTTCTCTCACAAGACTCATCTCAGTgcacatcagagaactcacacaggggagaaaccttatgagtgtaatgaatgtgggaaaacttTTGCTGATAATTCAACCCTCAGAgcacatcagagaactcacacaggggagaaacctTATGATTGTAATGAATGTGGGAGATCTTTTGCCCATATATCCGTTCTCAGAGCACATTTGAGAAttcacacaggggagaaaccttatgaatgtaatgACTGTGGGAGATCTTTTGCCCATAATTCAGCCCTCAGAGcgcatcagagaattcacacaggtgagaaaccctatgaatgtaatgaatgtgagAAAACTTTTGCCCATAATTCAGCTCTCAGAGTACATCACAGAGttcacacaggggagaaaccatatgaatgtaatgaatgtgagAAAACTTTTGCCCATAATTCAGCCCTCAGAGCACATCAGAAAattcacactggggagaaactgtatgaatgtaatgaatgtgggaaaatcTTTTCCCAGAAGACACACCTCAGTACACATCGGAGGATTCACACAGGGGAAAAACCGTATGAATGTACTGCATGTGGGAAAACCTTTTCCCAGAAATCATACCTCAGTGGTCATGAGAGAATTCACAAAGGGgaaaaaccttatgaatgtaatgaatgtgggaaaacttTTGTCTATAAGGCAGCCCTGATAGTCCATCAAagaattcacacaggagagagaccctatgaatgtaatgaatgtgggaaaacttTCTCCCAAAGGACACACCTCAGTGCACatcaaagaactcacacaggggagaaaccttatgaatgtagtgaatgtgggaaaactTTTGCTGATAATTCAGCCCTCAGGgcacatcagagaattcacacaggggagaaaccctatgaatgtaatgaatgtggg